The sequence TCCCATTGCCATTTTGAGCGCGGCGATAGGTACAACGATGCTGGCCAGGGTTAACGCCAGCGTGCCGGTTACCGCCATCACCGCGCCAATTCCCAGGGCAATTTTCAGTAACGATGCCGTCAAAGCCGGATTGTGCTGCATCCATTTGCTGATGCCGCGTAGGATCTGCGCGATACGTGCCGTTACCCGGCGCAATGGTTGATCAATCGCGTCGGAGGCCGTAATACCCAGGTCTTCCCACGACGAGCGCAGCGTTTGTAGGTCGCCTTGCAGGTTGTCGGCCATGATGGTGGCCGTCTTTTGGGCGACGCCTTTGGCGTTTTCGATAATGGCGACATAGCGATTGATGCCATCCGCGCCTTGCTTGTCGATTAGTGCGGCCATGCCTGCTGCCGGTTCTTCACCAAAAATCTGTTTTAAGTAGTCGAGACGCTGACCACTACCTAGCAGTTTAGTGGCGTCGGCGACGTCACGCAAAATGGCAGGAATGTCGCGCACGTCGCCTTTTAGGTCGCGCGAGGCGATCCCCAGTTCTTCCAATGCGCTTGCGGCCTTGGATGTGGGCGCGGCCAAGCGCAACAGCATCGAGCGCAGCGTCGTGCCCGCCATACTGCTTTTAATCCCGGCGTTACCCAGTAAGCCGGCCATGGCGGATGCCTGCTCTAACGACATTCCGGCCGCTTTGGCAATCGGGCCGACATACTTCATGGTGTCGCCCAGCATTTCCAGATTGGTGTTGGCGGTGGTGAAGGTCATGGTCAGTACGTCACCCACGCGGGCCATTTGGTCGGATTGCAAGCCGAAGCTGGTCAGGATGTCGGAGGCGATATCGGCGGTGCGCGCCAGGTCGGACCCGCCCGCTTTTGCCATCGATAACACGGTCGGCATGGATTGCAGGATTTCATCCGGTTTGAAACCGGCCATGGCCAGATAGCCTTGCCCTTCGGCCGCTTCAGTAGCGGTGTAACTGGTGGTGGCACCTAAAGTGCGAGACTGGTCGCGTAAGCCGGTGAAGGCTTCTGATTGCTTATCAAGGCCACTGAGGGCCTGCACGCGTGACATGGCGGCGTTGAAATCCACGCCGGGGGTCAGTATGCGTCTTGCGCCCATCAGCATGCCTCCGCCCATGGCACCACTGATGATGCCGACCGCAGCGGCGTTACCGGCAAAGTCCCGGGTTTTGGCAAATTGGGCGCGTACTTTAGCCATGCGCTCATGTTGGCGCGTTACCGCCGCCAACTTGATTTGCTGCACGCTTAATAATGCATTGGTGGACGCCAGATCTGTATTGAGCGTTTGCTCATGCGCACGTAGTTTGGCCGTGCTGATCCCTGCGGCGTCAAGGCGTTGGCGGGTAACGCTTAATCTTTCGGCAAGCGTGGCCTTGCTGGCACTCAGCTTGGTGACCGAAGCATCTGCCTCTTTGAAGGTGGTCTTCAGCTTTCTCAATTTACTTTGCGAGTTGCTGTATTGATGTTCGAGTTTGGTCAGGCTATCGCGGGCAAGTGCAAAGCTGGCAGTCAGCTGATTGCTCGGATCTTTGGTGCTGAGAAGTTCCCGCTGCAAGCCTTTGAATTCGGTGCGCGACGTTTTAGTCTGGCTGGCGAGAGAATGCTGGACTGCGCGCTGACTCTCATATGCTTCTTTCGCTGCAGTGACTGCCAGTCTGTGCTTTTTTAAATCGACGGTTGTGTCTCTAAAATCCTGTTGCAGGTTCCGCAAATAACGGGTTTCTTTTAACTGACCGTTTAAGTCGTTCAGACGGTCATTGACGGCTTTCATGGCGGCACTGGTCGGCGCGGCCGCATCGCGTATTTTTTTAAGCGGACCGGTAACTTTGTCCAGCGCTGTCATGATGACTTGTAATCGTAGGTCCGCCATGGTGTGCCTTTATTGCTCTGCAGTGCTACGCAATCGGGCGCGTTCGCGCCAGTCCATCAATTCAGTTAACGTAAATGCCGCCATCGCCGCCGGGTCCCAATGAAACACCACGGCGATGTCGGCCATGGCGTTTTCTACGCAGTCGGGGAGACCATGTTCCGATCCGCTTTCTTCGCTAAAAAATAGGCCACCTCGGCCCCCAGTGCCATCAGATCGGCAAGGTCCAGATTGTTGACATCTTGCGTGGTGAGGATTGGTTGGGTGATGCGCGGCAATACTTTTTGCAGGGCCATGACATCGAGGTTGGCGACATCGACCAGTGAGACGCCGCGCAGCTCTCCGGCTTTTGGTTTGCGTAATTGAATTTCGGTAATGACGGTTTCGCCGCGTTGCAGCGGTTCGTCCAGAATAACGGTGACGTGGTTGGTGGAAGTGGGTGCAACGGAAGTTTTGACGGCTGACATGGTGTGCTCTTTTTAATGGACAAATAAATGAATGGTGCGGTTGATCTGATTCGTTACAGACCGATGGCTTGGCGCAGTGCATCGTTGACGCTGACGCCGTTGATCTTTTCAATACAGTTCATAAAATCGAGTTCGATCAGGTCGACGTTATCGACCGTGAGTTTGTAATAACTGACGGCGGTACTGTACTTATGGGCGGTGTCGTCGCCAATTTTGGCAGACCCCATATCGATTTCTTTATGCCGTCCGCGTACCACCACTTCAACGGCTAATACGTCGCCGGTATCGTCATTTTGATAGGCCCCGGCAAAGCGTAATTGCACAGCGTTGTGGGATTTGGCAGCGTATTGCTTTAATGCGTCAACAACGAGGCCGCCCGTTGTCCATTCGAGTGTCAGCGCTTCGTTACCCATATCGACCATGATCGGGCCGCTCATGCCACCGGCACGGTATTCCTCCATCTTGCGGCTGAGTTTCGGCAATGTCAGTTCCGGCACCAGCCCCATGTAGTGCACGCCATCGTTGAACAGATTAAAATCTTTGAGTTTGTTGGGTAAGCCCATGGATATATCCGATCGGAAATAAAGTTAAGCGGTGATGCGGCTGGCAAAGTCGGCCAGATAGCGGTCGGTGATGCGTTGCTGGAACACTAGATTTTCTAGTGGAGGCACCGGCGTATAGTCGTAATCGATGGCCAGCTTTCCGGCTTTTAAGGTGTCTTTGCTATTGAACGCTTCGTCGTACCATGCGCTGCCGTCGATGATGTAACCCTGGGCTTTGAGGTCACGGAATTTGGCATTGATGCTTTCGATCAAATCCTTCACTAACGACGGATGCAATGGCTTATCGACATACGTAAAATGCGCCTCCGCTATCGTGTCGGCCAGCACTTGTGCGGTGCGGGTGTAATTCTCAAAAAAGAAGAATTCCGGCACTTCACAGGTGCGCGAACCCCAGAACCGAAAGCCGCCATTGTTGATTAACGTGGTGACTTCCTTTCCGTTCAGGTATCCAGCATCGGTGGCCGGATCCTGCAAGTCCCAGAACACGTCGCTACTGATGCCGGTCGGGCCATTGACCGGCATATTCGATAAGGTTTTATGCCAGCCGATTTGTTCATCGATCTTGGCGCGCAAGCCGAGTGCGTAAGCGACGGCGGAGATGCTGGCTTCGGCATTGGTCGCCATATCCCAGCCGACAAAGTCGGGCCAGATCAGCATCAACTCGCGTTGGCCGAAGTCTTTCCGATAGGCGACGGCGTCTTCTTTGGTCAGGCAGCCCCACGCCGACGCATACACAAAGCCGCGCAACTGTTGCGCCACGCTGACCATGGCGTTGGTGACTGCTTGGGTGTCGAGACCGGGCGCGCCGAGGATGCGTGGCTTGATGCCGAGTTTGCCTTGCGCGGCCAGCAAGGCTTTGATGCCGGTATATTTGCCGCTGGCGGTCACCGTGCCGATCACGTTGCTGGTGGTGGCGGCTTCGTCGTCCCCTTCGGCTACCCGCACGACGATCGTAAAGGGCTTGGTTTGCAGACCGATGGCTTCGAGTGTGCGGCTTAAGGTTCCTTTCTTACCGGCTTTGCCGAGCGCCGCAATGACGTTGGTTAATAACACCGGCGTGTCGAGCGGAAACGTCAAGGGATCGGCATCTTCTGCGGTGGCAACGAGGCCAATGACGGCGGTGCTGATGGTGCGGATCGGGCGCGTGCCGTCGTTGATTTCGAGGACGCGTACGCCGTGGTGGTAATCGGTGGACATAACAACTCCTATTGGTGATAAATAATTAAAAAAGGGCAAGGTCCGGAGGGACCGGCCACGTCAGTCGGTGCGGGTAGTCGGGTTGATCGACTATCCGATTGAGGCCGACCCGATAAATCTTCCACGCTTTGAGCAAGGCGATATCGACCTGTGTGGCGTCGTCGATATCGATCCGGTCCTGATATCGGGTGATCGCCGTGGTCGCGATGCGCAAACCGGTGCTTATGCGTTCGACGGCGGCGGCGATCAGTTCGGCATCGCTGGGGTAATAATCCGGTACCGGCCCCCAGCGACCGCTATCGCATTCCGCGTATATGGCGCGTCCGTGCGGTTCGACATCATTAGGTGTGGCTAAAAACGACCAGTAGTCGTCTTTGGCGTCGAATTTCACTTCGCAACGGATGCCATTGACCTGTCGTACCGGCGAGCGCACGTCTGTATAGATAAACCGGTTCCCGAGCAGTGCTGGTGGGATCATGGCTTGCGGGGGAGCCACGTGCATTGTCGCTTTCATTGCTTTGTGTCGTTTCACCATCATCCAACCCTTTGCCATAATGTTGTCCGTGTACCGATCCCGCCATCGTTGCCGGTGCCGTGGTCATACGACCAGCCGCGTATCTGCCACGCACCGCCGACTTCGGGTGAACCATGATTTTTATTTAAGCGGTAGGAGCCGACGCTATTTTCTTGCAGGCCCGGTCCCGCTAGCTGATGGGCATAGCTCGCTGTGCCGCCGTTGGCCGCTGCTAAGCCAGCGGTGTGGGCATAAGCGACGTGGAAGTTGACCGGACTGTAGACAGCACAGTCGCCCGCACTATCGCCACCATGCAGCCATGCGGGCTGGCCCGGGCGTCCGTTCCAATTTAACCGGATGCTGGCACTGCCACTGATCTTGTCGGCGGGATTCAAATTGCGGGTGGTCCAGGCTTCTGACCATGCGCTCCATCCTTTGCTGTTGATATTGACCCGCGTGACGATCTGATTGTCGGTGGAGATCGCCCGTTGCAATAACCAATTGTCTTTTGCCGGTGTGGCGCTGCCATTGAGCGATGACGTGAAAACATGTCCGTAGGGCGTTGGGCGATTGGCTGTCGCTTCCTGGGTATAGGTGGCCCAGCCGAGAGGGGCGGCATTCATGTCGGCAACCAAAGGCGGGCCACCATCCGGCAGCGTGCCGTTTTGACCTTGGGTAACGGCGCGCTTACCAGTCCCGCCGACGGTCAGGGAACCCACATTGCCACCGGTCAGCGGCAGGTATTTGCCGGTGACCTCGGGGAGATTGCCGCTGTGATAGAGTTTTTTCCACGACCCCCACTTATCCTGCCCGCCAAGCCGATAGCATGGGTTGCCGTTGCTTGTAAAACCCAACTGATGCGCGGGACCGCCCGTGAAATCGGATCCGCTTCCATAGGGCCGAAACGTGATTACACCGTGCGCCGTGCCACCATCGCTCAATCCATCGACGTCATTGTTCTTAAAGTCAAAATAGACGCCCATGCCACGCTCTTTGGGCGCTTCGGCAAGGGTGCGTTGATCTGTGACCGCAATGCCATGGGTCGACTGGGCGGCGCGGGCAGGCGCGTAGCCAATCAGGTTTTGTTTGGTGGCGGGGTCAAAGGTGACCGTGTCCCACGCCAGTTTCCAGGCACGGCCTTTAAAAAGGGGTTTTTGTGCGGTGAAACCCGTACGTTCCCAGGTGCGTTGCGTGATACCACCTTCGGTATACACCTGGCGCACGAACTCCTTGCCGCGCAGCGTGACCAAGGTGCCGAAGCCGTCACCGCCCATCGGCAAATGGGTAGCGGCCAGAATGCCGCGGTCATTCGCCACCAGCACATCGCGCACACCGGTCGTGAGTAAAGTATCGCAATCGGTATTGCTGTCGGTCACGGCGTCGAGCGTGCGGAAATACAGCGCGTCGCCCCGTTCGTCCGTCAGATAGGCAGGATGCGGATCGGTTTCTTTTTTGTGATGCGCGATAGCGGCAGCCAGCGCCGGTGTGAGTCCAGCCGGTGTGACGGCGCGGGTGTGATCGCTTCCCGCGACGGTCTCTGCAAAGGTCGCCAGTTCCACCACGCCTTGTCGGGACGTGGTGCCCGGTGGATTGGTAAAATTGGCGTTGCCGAAGGTCAGACTGGTGACGTCAATCGTCGTAAAAATGGTGTCGGCCGACAACAGCAGCATCGACTGGGCGGACTTCTGCAGGATCGGTTCGGGCTGACTGTAAACGCCCAGCAAGACGCCGTTACTGAGCCAATAGCCAATACCGCGCACCGTGTAGGTGTCGGTGCCATCGTCGCGAATGGTGACGTGGATGGTGCCGGGGGCCACCACGCCGCCGGATAGCGTGTTGAGGCGTTTGAATTCACCCGGCAGGACGGTCATCCCCTGGTCGGGCTTGAACGCGGTGGCGGTCAGGCCAATATGCGTCACGGTGAGCGGTGCGGTGCCGTTGTGTTCTGCGTTCACCAAGGCGGCGCGACCGACGGTGGTGGTGGTAATTTGGAGACCGGACATAGGTTTATGGGGCTTCGGTAAGGTTAAGGCGGGCATAAATCACCGGACGTAGCGCGCTCACCACGGCGATGGCGGCGCAGGTGTCTAGTCCTTGCGTGAACGTAAAATGACTGCGCACCGGCTTGGTCCGGTTGACTTCGGCGATCACGTCGTCGACAAAGGCCGCTGTGGCGGTGTTGCCGCCAGCACCGCTTAAGGTCATCATCAAATCAAAGGTGTGCGGTTCGCCCTTGGGTGACTTCTGCCACCACTCGTTGAGCAGGATCGCGCCACCGAATGCGGCGACGACATCCTTCACCGACTTGGCGGTACCTTTCTGGCGATGAATCGCCATCGCGCCGCGCACACGGGCGCGCCGGACTTCTTCGCTCCAGTACGGTTTCCAGCTATCCACGGACAATTGCCACGCCAGCCATGGCAACAGATCAATCGGGCAAGTGGTCGGGTTATTGAGCGTGCGCAACGGAATCGGAACGGCGGAGATGCGAGCGGTTGCCGCTTCCAGAGCGCGTTCCTGCGGCGTGGTGTTGGGCGGCAAGAGCGACCGATACGGCGGTGGAATGTGCTTATTCATACACACCGCCATACTCGACCACGATATCGTCACAGAACGGTGCCTGACGGCGAGAGATCGCCAGGTCTTTGGTCGGTGAAGTCAGTGCGACCCGTTCCACCCCATCAACGTGCAGCGCGGCGTAAATACCGGATAAGGTTGGCCCACGCCCAATACGGTGCGCTTCGGTGACGTAGTGCTGCATGCGGCGTTGGGCTTCCAGCACCACGACAGCGGCATCCGGACCGGGAAACGTATAAAGTTTGGCGCGGACGCGATAACGGATAATCTGGGCCGATTCGACCAGGACATGATCGGTCAGCGGCCGGACGTTGTCGGCTCCTAATCGGGCTGCTACGATATCAATCAGTTCTTGCGACGCGGTACCGTCACCGTCTCGGGACAAGATCGTGACCATGACGACACCTGGGGACGGACTGGTGGCTGAAGCATCGAGCACCCTTGCATCGGCACCCAGTGCATGAAAGATATACGCGCCTTCGGGACCAGCCACCGAGAAGCCGTGCGGAGCCAGCTGGATACGCTTGCGCAAATCTGCATTCGATTCCATCACCGCATCGGTTCCCTTGTCGGGATCGGCAGGCGTGACGACCAGACGCGGCACGTCCATCAATGCGCCCAGGTGATCCAGATCGTTGTCCATGGCATACGCCAGCATCAGAGCGCGAGCCGCTTCGTTGACTCGCTGGCGTATGTGTAATTCACGATAAGCGGTGACTTGCAAAATCTTCATGGCGGGATCCGATTCCAGCAAACCATCCATGGATGGATCGCGGGCGGTCAGATCGATCAGTTGTTCTGCCAGAATGGTCTCAAAGTCCAGCGCTTCGACAATGTTTGGTACCGGCAGGCGGGAGAGATCAATCGCAGAGGTACTCATGCGCCACCCGGATCGATAGAGACGTTAATCTGGACACTCTGTTCAGCGGCCACGCCATCGAGCAGCAAGGTCGCTTTACCATCGGTGCCGCGCTGCAGCTGCAGGCCCGTTAATTGAATACGCGGCTCCCACAAGCGCACCGCATGCGCCGTGGCGGCATAGATGCGTAAGGTCGTGGCACCGTGTAATGGCTGATCGATCAGTTCCGGTACTTCCGACCCGTAGCCTCGGCGCATGACCCGGGATCCTATCGGCGTGGTCAAAATATCAGCTAGCGACTGACGGATGTGCGCGAGGCCGGTCAACGCCCGACCGTTGCTGCGATCCATGCCGCTCATTGCGGACCATCCGACAGGTCACCACCGCGTTCGACGCCGCCGTGCGGGTGTTTCATCAGGCTGACGCCGCCAGCCACCACATCGTCGGTCGCCGTCAACGTGCCGTTGATGACGGCGGCCGCACCGCCCCCGGCGCCGGGTGTGACGGCCATGCCGCCGTTGAGTGAACTCAACCCGGCGACAATCAAATTCTTTAGTACGGTCAGGTTGCCCGTGCAGATCGTGTCGTCAGCGTTGGAGGTGACTTTGCCGGGTTCAACCGTCACGCTGGTGCCATCCGGTAAGGTGGCGCTTAATGTATGGACGGCGCTGTCGTATTGGACAATCGTGCCATCGCCGTAACGCGTGGTGTGATGGTCGGGGTTGGTCGACGGCGGGGCAAACTGATCGGAATACACTGCGGGGAAAATCACGGCGTGATCAAAGTTGCCCTCAGGGGAAAGCAGAACGACCTGTTCACCAATCGTCGGAGGCCACCACGTCTGTGCGCCGCCCGCCCGCGTCGTCGCCCATGGTCGCCAGTTGGTGAGATTGTTGCCGACCTGAACCCGCACGCGTTGCGTGTCGTGATCGATCTCGGCGATGGTGCCAAGACGGATCAGGTTGAGGATCAAGCGGAGTAATTCGGAGATGTCGGCAGTCATGCGATGCATGGTGCCGCGTTGTGGTCTTCAGCGCATTAGACAGCGGGTTGGTAAGCCGCTTATCAGCTCCGACGCCCTTTGGCACCGCTCCCACGCGTGGGAAAGTAGCGCCCCAGAACGCGGCGACGTGGACAGCGCCAACCATCCGGGGAACAGCCCTGAGTTGGTGATGACGAACCGGGACGCTTTGTCCTCCGGACAGCTATTTAGCTAACTATTACAACACTACCGATGAAATGGATGTTCGCTAATAAACTGGCGTAAGGCAGCATTGACGCGAGTCTGCCAGCCTTTGCCGGTCGCTTTGAAAACATCCAGCAGGTCGGCATCCAACCGAATGGCCGTAAAAACCTTGGTTTCCTCGGCTTTCGGACGGCCACGACGCTTTGCCACTAATGCGGTATAGATTTCCGGCGGCAACATCTCACTGGCCGGTTTGGCGTTGGCAAACCATTCTTTTGTGAGTTCTGGATTGTCCAGATCAGCGGCAATGCCAGCATCGATGGCAGCCTCCTCCTCGGGTGTGGGAAGGATAGTCCCGGATTTAAGTTTTGGCATAATTTTTCACCTCTCTTGTATTGGCCTTGCGCAGGCTGATAACGCGTACCGCATCGGTGCGGTGACAATAAACCATGACATGCAGGCGTTCACCAATGTAGCCGGTAACATGAAAGCGCCGTTCGGTATATTGCTGACGCGTGTCCTCAGATACGACTGCGCTCTCCCATTCAAAATCCTCTACACGGGCCAGCGACAAGCCATGTTTATCGACATTACTACTATTTTTGGCTGCGTCAAATTCATAGTTCATTCGATTTATTGTATAAACAAGAATTGACTGCGTCAAGTAATTTTTGTTTATACAAAAATTACTGACCTATAGTGTTCTTGAGTCTACGTCCGATTTAAATGCCTAATAGCAACATTTCATGTTAAATTATTATTTCAAAATAATAACGAACAATTTGTGTAGTTGTAGCTCACTAAGCACCGCAAAGTTCACTACCACTTTGCCAAAAAAATTGGAAATTTCATGGCCCGTCGAAACAAGAAGACCAAGTTAGCCGACGATTTGTTGGCTTCGCCCTGGTGGATCAGCGTTGTGCTTGGGTGCATAATTTATATCGTTATGCGTTGGTTTATTCCGTCGCTCTTTGCCGCAAGTCCTATTTTAATCGGACTGGCGATCCTGTCTCAATCCCTCGCGTGGGTGCCTTTAGTAGGTTTCGGCTTAATGGGCTTGCTCTCTTTTTTAGCATCGATAAAGACGCATGAAAAAAACGCGCCTGACATCCGCGTCCCTCCAGATTCAAAAACAATGCCGGGACGTGCCGCCCCGGTCACTGCAGATGGCTGGGGTGCTTCAAACCAGCAAATGGCCCCGGCAACTGACGTTATCCACACTAACTGGAATGTCGAGGCCCTGCGCTCCCTTGAATGGAAGCGGTTCGAGTTGCTGTGCGCAAAATATTATGAAGCTGTTGGATTTTTTTCGGAGACCCTCCGATGCGGTGCAGATGGCGGGATTGACGTGAAGCTGTATAAGATCGATCCAAACAAACCAGTCGCCGTCGTGCAGTGTAAAGCGTGGAATGTGTACTCTGTCGGCGTGAAGGAAGTGCGCGAGTTGTTAGGAGTGATGGCGCATGAGAAAGTCCGGCGCGGGATTTTCATCACAACTGGGAACTATACGAAGGATGCATTAAATTTTGGCGCGAGTAATCCGATTCAATTGCTTGATGGTCCGGGATTTGTTTCCAAAATAATGGAACTTCCTAACGAGCGTCAGAAAGCTTTGTTGCAATATGCGTTTGAGGGTGATTACACGACACCAACCTGTGCATCGTGCGGAATAAAAATGATCAAACGCGATAGCAAACGCGGCCCATTTTGGGGGTGTCTCAATTTTCCCCGATGTAGGAGCATGTTTTCAATTAAAAGCTGACACGACGGGGGGCACCGCACTGCCCGCTATGGTGGCGGCCTATCGTTACTAACAAGACTAGCTTAGAAGATGCTTTAAGGTTTCAAATGCCTAAGTAACGATTCCCGAATCAACGCGTGATCTTCGGCACTAAAGCCGAGTAAAGGTCGGGCCGCGTAGCGCACTTCCGTGCCTCTTTTGGTGACCCGATCCATTAATCCCTCTTGATGGACCCGTGCAATGCTCGCCACGCGTCCGTAAAATCCCACTGCTAGCTGATTGGCATCTTGCAAGATTTTGAGGCTCTTCTGTTTGCGCAACTTGGTGAACATCGCGGCCTTTTGTCGTTTGATCCGACCACTTTTGCCCCGTAGGTTCTTGCGTTGTTTGCGCGCCGTATAGGCCTCGCCGTCCGGCGTTTGCTGGTCGGCAATACGCTTGACCTGACTGCGGCGCAAATCTTGCGCGACTTGTCTATTCACGGCGCGGCGCTGTGCCGGTTGCAGCTTTAACAGCAGCGCACCCGCCCATTCTTCAATAGCTTGCAGGTCGTCGCTCATGCAGGGTGAATGGGCGTATGCCATTCCGCAAGCAAGGATTCGCCCTGGTATAGCGTCCAGAACTCGTCGATGTAGCCTGGCGTCGGTTGCGACTCGGGCGGATGGCGGATGTCGAGCCTGCCACCGTTGCGTTTGACGACGACCCGTTCGGTCAGGTCCAGCTTGATCGACAGATCGACCGTTTCATGATTATTAAAATCGACGTCAAAGCCAATGCCGGTTCGTCGCAGTTCCGGATTGTTCAGTAAGTCGTTTTGGTGAATGGTAATCCATGCCAGCAGCGGCACCATGACCGCGTCCGGAGCGCCTGCGTAATCGGTGACGATCAGGTTCAATTTGTAGCGATATTCAAACGATAGCGATCCGGTCCCGGTGGCGACCACATTGCCCTCGTCGGCGAACACCAGCAGCTTGTCGGGATTTTGGCGGAGGTCGGGATTGGCCGCCATTAGATGGGCTTTAAGGCTGTCTGGTTTGAACATGGCTGATCTCTTGTTGGCAATTCACGATCATGTCGACCTGGGCGGCACAGGTGGCCCAGGCCGATTCGGTGCGTTCGAGCGCAAGGTGCAGCGCACCGTTATTGTCTGGTGCGCTCGGTGGCAAATGACAGCGGCTCACTGGCGGACAACCATTGACGATAAGCGTCGGCGCCGGCAAGTGCGGGACGCTGGCGCAGCCGGGCAATAGCGTC is a genomic window of Glaciimonas sp. PAMC28666 containing:
- a CDS encoding restriction endonuclease; translated protein: MARRNKKTKLADDLLASPWWISVVLGCIIYIVMRWFIPSLFAASPILIGLAILSQSLAWVPLVGFGLMGLLSFLASIKTHEKNAPDIRVPPDSKTMPGRAAPVTADGWGASNQQMAPATDVIHTNWNVEALRSLEWKRFELLCAKYYEAVGFFSETLRCGADGGIDVKLYKIDPNKPVAVVQCKAWNVYSVGVKEVRELLGVMAHEKVRRGIFITTGNYTKDALNFGASNPIQLLDGPGFVSKIMELPNERQKALLQYAFEGDYTTPTCASCGIKMIKRDSKRGPFWGCLNFPRCRSMFSIKS
- a CDS encoding phage virion morphogenesis protein produces the protein MSDDLQAIEEWAGALLLKLQPAQRRAVNRQVAQDLRRSQVKRIADQQTPDGEAYTARKQRKNLRGKSGRIKRQKAAMFTKLRKQKSLKILQDANQLAVGFYGRVASIARVHQEGLMDRVTKRGTEVRYAARPLLGFSAEDHALIRESLLRHLKP
- a CDS encoding phage tail protein, which translates into the protein MFKPDSLKAHLMAANPDLRQNPDKLLVFADEGNVVATGTGSLSFEYRYKLNLIVTDYAGAPDAVMVPLLAWITIHQNDLLNNPELRRTGIGFDVDFNNHETVDLSIKLDLTERVVVKRNGGRLDIRHPPESQPTPGYIDEFWTLYQGESLLAEWHTPIHPA
- the lysC gene encoding Rz1-like lysis system protein LysC (LysC is an Rz1-like component of a phage lytic system, substantially overlapping although not fully embedded in the gene for the Rz-like LysB component.); the protein is MPGCASVPHLPAPTLIVNGCPPVSRCHLPPSAPDNNGALHLALERTESAWATCAAQVDMIVNCQQEISHVQTRQP